One region of Roseicitreum antarcticum genomic DNA includes:
- a CDS encoding YcbK family protein, translated as MPTTTYAHFRDVPESAWRWPSFSPAEIACRGTGAIKINTEAMDKLQSLRNRLGKPLIVRSGYRSPSHNRAVGGAPASKHMLGTAFDIAMSNHDPVKFAEAARAVGFLGFGTYPRSGFMHIDLGPARSWGDPFPVRATPFVAETQPAREVLADSRTLKGGGAAGIATVGAAGVEVTHEVLAETQSAILPLVPYLDTLRWVFIAVALAGIAVAIHARVDDWKRGQR; from the coding sequence ATGCCAACCACGACCTATGCACATTTCCGCGACGTGCCCGAAAGCGCATGGCGCTGGCCCAGCTTTTCCCCAGCCGAAATCGCCTGCCGCGGTACCGGCGCGATCAAGATCAACACCGAGGCGATGGACAAGCTGCAGTCCCTGCGCAACCGGCTCGGCAAGCCGCTGATCGTCCGCTCCGGCTATCGCAGCCCCAGCCACAACCGCGCCGTCGGCGGGGCGCCGGCCTCCAAGCACATGTTGGGCACGGCGTTTGACATCGCCATGTCAAACCATGACCCGGTCAAGTTCGCTGAGGCCGCCCGCGCGGTCGGTTTCCTCGGCTTCGGCACCTATCCCCGCTCGGGATTCATGCACATCGACCTCGGGCCAGCGCGATCCTGGGGTGACCCCTTCCCGGTCCGCGCCACGCCCTTCGTGGCGGAAACTCAGCCTGCCCGCGAGGTGCTTGCCGACAGCCGCACCCTGAAGGGTGGCGGGGCGGCGGGCATCGCAACCGTCGGCGCTGCGGGTGTTGAAGTCACGCATGAGGTTCTGGCGGAAACGCAATCCGCCATTCTGCCCCTGGTGCCCTACCTCGACACTCTGCGCTGGGTATTCATCGCCGTGGCGCTGGCAGGCATCGCGGTTGCCATCCACGCCCGCGTCGACGACTGGAAGCGGGGCCAGCGATGA
- a CDS encoding tyrosine-type recombinase/integrase: MLTDDLSRYVALHEAMGFKFRTQRILLRMFVTYAEHHGDGMVKSDRVIAWAIQAPSPEQRRNRLLTVRRFAIAMHAEDPGHEVPAADALGRGLFRRKQPYIYSAEEIEGLMVAAASLGPIGTLRPLTYYTLFGLLAATGMRISEALALRLGDVTDDGLVIASTKFKKSRLVPIHSTTRAAIDRYLSARLSIIGETTALFLSNEGTPPRYDTVSAIFRKISRKIGLRGAPGQPGPRIHDMRHSFAVRSLEQCPCDNDAVSRHILALSTYLGHAHVHDTYWYLQAIPSLMAQIADIAETFDRTGAA; the protein is encoded by the coding sequence ATGCTGACCGACGATCTTTCGCGCTACGTCGCGCTTCACGAGGCGATGGGTTTCAAATTCCGAACGCAGCGGATCTTGCTGCGCATGTTCGTGACCTACGCTGAGCATCACGGCGACGGCATGGTCAAAAGCGATCGAGTCATCGCATGGGCAATCCAGGCACCTTCTCCCGAACAACGACGCAACCGGCTGCTTACGGTACGCCGGTTCGCGATCGCGATGCACGCCGAAGATCCCGGGCATGAAGTGCCGGCGGCTGACGCGTTGGGTCGAGGGTTATTTCGGCGGAAGCAGCCATATATCTATTCGGCCGAGGAGATTGAGGGTCTCATGGTCGCGGCGGCTTCGCTTGGTCCGATCGGTACGCTTCGACCGCTTACTTATTACACATTGTTTGGGTTGCTCGCCGCGACCGGAATGCGGATATCCGAAGCGCTGGCTTTACGACTTGGCGATGTCACCGACGACGGACTGGTCATCGCCAGCACCAAGTTCAAGAAGAGCAGGCTTGTTCCGATTCACAGCACGACCCGTGCGGCAATCGATCGCTATCTCTCCGCTCGTTTGTCGATCATCGGGGAGACTACCGCGCTGTTCTTATCCAACGAAGGTACTCCGCCGCGCTACGACACGGTCAGTGCGATCTTCCGGAAAATTTCGCGCAAGATCGGATTGAGGGGTGCTCCGGGACAGCCGGGACCGCGTATCCACGACATGAGGCACAGCTTCGCCGTGAGATCGCTGGAACAATGCCCATGCGACAACGACGCCGTATCCCGCCACATCCTCGCTCTCAGCACGTATCTCGGCCATGCGCATGTTCACGACACTTACTGGTATCTTCAGGCCATACCAAGCTTGATGGCGCAGATCGCAGATATTGCCGAGACCTTCGACCGGACAGGTGCAGCATGA
- the mnmH gene encoding tRNA 2-selenouridine(34) synthase MnmH yields the protein MIRHTLKSLSSIPAIGADMVIDVRAPCEFAEDHVPGAVNLPVLTDDERVYVGTIYAQQSPFLARKVGAALVATNAARHLRGPLSEFQGDWQPLVYCWRGGQRSGAFATILDQVGWRVHLIEGGYRSYRRHISEMLYDVPLAHRIRLIDGCTGTAKTALLHRLRDAGAQILDLEGLAAHRGSLFGGLDVTQPSQKMFESRLATALANLDPARLTWVEGESSKIGVRMIPPALWAAMRAAPRIEITAPVSARAAFLATAYRDLTENPQVLIGLIGRLQGYHATQTIAEWQALARAGQWESLAARLMVEHYDARYLKSQARADQIPQQVSLAALDPQTLAQTAKDLIVRFS from the coding sequence ATGATCCGTCACACCCTTAAATCCCTGTCGTCTATACCCGCAATCGGGGCGGATATGGTCATAGACGTGCGTGCGCCCTGCGAGTTTGCCGAAGACCATGTGCCGGGGGCGGTTAATCTGCCGGTGCTGACGGACGACGAGCGGGTCTATGTCGGCACGATCTACGCACAACAAAGCCCGTTTCTGGCACGCAAGGTTGGTGCGGCGCTTGTCGCAACCAATGCAGCACGGCATTTGCGGGGGCCACTTTCGGAATTTCAGGGCGATTGGCAGCCATTGGTGTATTGCTGGCGGGGTGGGCAACGGTCGGGCGCGTTCGCGACAATTCTCGATCAGGTCGGCTGGCGGGTGCATCTGATTGAGGGTGGATATCGCAGCTACCGCCGTCACATCAGCGAAATGTTGTACGATGTGCCGCTTGCACACCGGATCAGGTTGATCGACGGATGCACCGGCACGGCGAAAACGGCGCTTTTGCACCGGTTGCGCGACGCAGGTGCGCAAATTCTGGATCTGGAGGGGTTGGCGGCGCATCGCGGATCGCTGTTCGGGGGGCTGGATGTGACCCAGCCGTCCCAGAAAATGTTCGAGTCGCGGTTGGCCACAGCGCTTGCGAACCTTGATCCCGCGCGTCTGACATGGGTCGAGGGAGAGAGCAGCAAGATCGGCGTGCGAATGATCCCGCCCGCCCTTTGGGCCGCGATGCGGGCCGCGCCACGCATAGAGATAACCGCGCCCGTTTCTGCGCGCGCAGCGTTTCTGGCAACAGCCTATCGCGATCTGACAGAAAACCCGCAGGTCTTGATTGGGTTGATCGGGCGACTGCAGGGGTATCACGCCACACAGACGATCGCTGAGTGGCAGGCATTGGCCCGCGCAGGGCAGTGGGAGAGCCTTGCCGCACGGCTGATGGTCGAGCATTATGACGCGCGCTACCTAAAATCGCAGGCCCGCGCAGACCAGATACCGCAGCAGGTTTCCCTTGCCGCGCTGGATCCCCAGACCCTTGCGCAAACCGCTAAAGACCTGATCGTGCGTTTCAGCTGA
- the selD gene encoding selenide, water dikinase SelD, which yields MLNSIPLTRDLVLVGGGHAHALVLRKWGMNPLPGARLTIINPGPTAPYTGMLPGHIAGHYGRDTLEIDLMRLARFAGARLILSHATGIDRAARFINVAGRGPVAYDIASIDIGITGRMEIPGFADHAVGAKPLDIYAQAWRGFLEAVGAGAKPPTVAVIGGGVAGCELAMAMAFALHETGVIPQVTVIEAGPDISGVGARARTALYRKMQDLGIRILTDARVERIKAGEVILADHSPVMAALCVGAAGAFAHSWVSQTDLPQQDGFIVTDPDLRVMGDENLFAVGDCAHMPFAPRPKAGVFAVRAAPVLYHNLRAALSGGSLKPFHPQRSYLKLISLGGKSAMAEKYGLTLARPLLWRWKDRIDRAFMDKLGALPAMNAPALPAVVATGVREDAQSRPLCGGCGAKVGSAVLKNAIGPASGTLHPDVVTGPGDDAAILRVANGGFQVLSTDHLRAFVDDPVQMTRIAAVHALGDIWAMGATPQAGLSSIILPRMSATLQQRTLHEINTAAQAVFSQAGATVVGGHTTMGAEMTIGFTVTGVRPDMPITVAGARAGDALVLTRPIGSGVILAAHMAGAAPARVVAQALAVMEQPQHIAAQMLHAAHAMTDVTGFGLIGHIQAICAASGVQAEIQHDKIPFYDGAQALSEAGYQSSLLSANIADAPTSGLSDPLLHDPQTAGGLLAALPLAAAQRVVAALKAQGQYAVIIGTLLAGEGPVKVS from the coding sequence ATGTTGAATTCCATCCCCCTTACCCGTGATCTTGTGCTGGTTGGAGGCGGGCATGCCCATGCACTGGTACTGCGAAAATGGGGTATGAACCCGCTGCCCGGTGCGCGGCTGACAATCATCAACCCCGGCCCGACAGCACCCTATACCGGAATGTTGCCCGGCCATATCGCAGGACATTACGGCCGTGATACGCTGGAGATCGACCTGATGCGCCTCGCCAGATTTGCGGGCGCGCGCCTGATCCTGAGCCACGCGACAGGGATCGACCGTGCGGCACGGTTCATCAATGTGGCAGGTCGCGGGCCGGTCGCCTACGATATCGCCTCTATAGACATCGGCATCACTGGGCGCATGGAAATTCCGGGCTTTGCCGACCATGCCGTAGGGGCCAAGCCGCTGGATATCTATGCACAGGCATGGCGCGGGTTCCTGGAGGCAGTGGGCGCGGGAGCCAAACCGCCAACCGTTGCAGTGATTGGCGGCGGGGTCGCGGGATGCGAACTTGCGATGGCGATGGCCTTTGCGCTGCACGAAACCGGCGTCATACCGCAGGTAACCGTGATCGAGGCGGGGCCGGATATATCCGGTGTGGGCGCGCGGGCGCGCACGGCGCTATATCGCAAGATGCAGGATCTGGGGATCCGGATCCTGACAGATGCGCGGGTCGAACGGATCAAGGCAGGCGAGGTCATACTGGCAGATCATTCGCCCGTTATGGCAGCCCTGTGCGTGGGGGCAGCGGGTGCGTTTGCACACTCTTGGGTTTCGCAAACGGACCTGCCACAGCAGGACGGATTCATCGTGACCGATCCCGACTTGCGCGTCATGGGGGATGAGAATCTGTTCGCCGTCGGGGATTGTGCGCATATGCCCTTTGCCCCACGCCCCAAAGCGGGGGTGTTTGCGGTGCGCGCGGCCCCCGTTCTGTATCACAATCTGCGCGCGGCCCTGTCCGGTGGCTCCCTGAAACCTTTCCACCCGCAGCGTTCCTATCTCAAACTGATCTCGCTGGGTGGTAAATCCGCAATGGCCGAGAAATACGGCCTGACGCTGGCCCGCCCCCTTCTGTGGCGGTGGAAAGACAGGATCGATCGCGCTTTCATGGACAAACTGGGCGCGCTGCCCGCGATGAATGCCCCTGCCCTGCCCGCCGTTGTTGCGACGGGTGTGCGCGAGGACGCGCAGTCCCGCCCGCTGTGTGGCGGATGCGGCGCCAAAGTTGGCAGCGCAGTTCTGAAAAACGCCATCGGCCCTGCCTCTGGCACCCTGCATCCGGATGTCGTGACGGGACCGGGCGATGATGCGGCCATCCTTCGCGTGGCCAACGGTGGCTTCCAGGTGCTGAGCACAGATCATCTGCGCGCCTTTGTCGACGATCCGGTTCAAATGACCCGCATCGCGGCGGTTCATGCACTTGGCGATATCTGGGCGATGGGCGCAACGCCACAGGCGGGTCTGTCCAGTATTATCCTGCCACGCATGTCTGCCACCCTTCAGCAGCGCACATTGCACGAGATCAATACGGCAGCGCAGGCTGTCTTTTCGCAGGCGGGCGCGACGGTGGTCGGTGGCCACACAACGATGGGCGCCGAGATGACCATCGGGTTTACCGTGACCGGTGTGCGCCCGGACATGCCGATCACCGTTGCGGGCGCGCGCGCGGGCGATGCCTTGGTTCTGACACGACCGATCGGATCTGGGGTCATACTGGCGGCGCATATGGCGGGCGCAGCCCCTGCCCGTGTCGTGGCACAGGCACTTGCCGTGATGGAGCAGCCGCAACATATCGCGGCACAGATGTTGCACGCGGCACATGCGATGACGGACGTGACGGGCTTCGGACTGATCGGTCATATTCAGGCGATCTGTGCAGCCTCAGGTGTGCAGGCCGAAATCCAACACGACAAGATACCCTTTTATGACGGCGCACAGGCGCTGTCAGAAGCCGGATACCAGTCATCCCTTTTATCGGCAAATATCGCGGATGCGCCAACGTCGGGCCTGTCCGATCCGCTGCTCCATGATCCCCAGACCGCTGGCGGTCTTCTGGCCGCCCTTCCCCTTGCGGCGGCACAGCGGGTCGTCGCCGCGTTAAAGGCGCAGGGGCAGTACGCGGTGATCATCGGAACGCTGCTGGCAGGCGAAGGTCCAGTCAAAGTCAGCTGA
- a CDS encoding winged helix-turn-helix transcriptional regulator: MEDDDWSEDCAPRRVMEIFATKWTSMILHTLHARHSGAARSGALHRSLPGLSKKMFVQTLRDMETSGLIERRVDSTVPPAVTYTLTPLGLRFVGLVDMVYHWGRDNADALDDLQPRLGARRGRGAQAAGPAG; encoded by the coding sequence ATGGAGGACGACGACTGGAGCGAGGACTGTGCCCCCCGCCGCGTGATGGAGATCTTCGCGACGAAGTGGACCAGCATGATCCTGCATACGCTGCACGCCCGCCACAGCGGCGCCGCGCGCAGTGGCGCCCTGCACCGCAGCCTTCCGGGACTGTCGAAGAAGATGTTCGTTCAGACCCTGCGCGACATGGAAACCAGCGGGCTCATCGAGCGCCGGGTCGACAGCACCGTGCCCCCTGCGGTGACATATACCCTGACCCCGCTTGGACTGCGGTTCGTGGGTCTCGTGGACATGGTCTATCACTGGGGCCGCGACAACGCCGACGCGCTGGATGATCTGCAACCACGGCTGGGAGCACGCCGCGGGCGCGGTGCGCAGGCGGCCGGACCTGCCGGATAG
- a CDS encoding DUF2237 family protein, translating into MKESSLNVLGGDLEGCSADPLTGFFRNGCCDTGPQDRGLHTVCARMTAEFLALSKYLGNDLSTPRPEYGFAGLKPGDQWCLCAGRFLQAHEEGAAPRVNLAATHLRTLDVVPLDVLRLYADDAS; encoded by the coding sequence ATGAAAGAGTCATCACTGAATGTGCTGGGCGGGGATCTTGAAGGATGCTCTGCCGACCCTTTGACAGGTTTTTTCCGCAACGGTTGTTGTGACACCGGTCCACAAGACCGGGGGCTGCACACCGTTTGTGCCCGGATGACGGCGGAATTTCTGGCTTTGTCTAAATATCTGGGGAATGACCTGAGCACGCCGCGGCCCGAGTATGGCTTTGCCGGGCTGAAACCCGGCGATCAATGGTGCCTTTGCGCGGGCCGGTTCCTGCAGGCGCATGAGGAAGGGGCAGCGCCGCGCGTCAATCTGGCGGCGACGCATCTGCGCACGCTGGACGTTGTCCCGCTCGATGTGCTGCGGCTATACGCCGACGATGCATCCTGA
- the tnpB gene encoding IS66 family insertion sequence element accessory protein TnpB (TnpB, as the term is used for proteins encoded by IS66 family insertion elements, is considered an accessory protein, since TnpC, encoded by a neighboring gene, is a DDE family transposase.), with protein MNTLALSVQQGLGRDPHAGEIFCFRGRRGDLVKLLWHDGVGMSLYLKRLEAGKFIWPVSQDGTAVVISAAQLGYLLEGIDWRNPRWTQRPKSAG; from the coding sequence ATGAACACCTTGGCGTTGTCGGTCCAGCAGGGCCTTGGACGTGACCCGCATGCCGGCGAGATCTTCTGCTTCCGGGGGCGCCGTGGCGACTTGGTCAAGCTTTTGTGGCATGATGGGGTCGGTATGTCGCTGTATCTGAAACGCCTTGAGGCAGGAAAGTTCATCTGGCCTGTCAGTCAGGACGGGACGGCTGTGGTGATATCAGCCGCCCAACTCGGCTATCTTCTCGAAGGCATAGACTGGAGAAATCCGCGCTGGACACAGAGGCCTAAATCGGCTGGATAA
- a CDS encoding tyrosine-type recombinase/integrase, whose product MAILNEAQHCSVVYTKTMMTALRGYLRFLAASDRCRPGLEHAVPRIPQWRLSSLPRYLSPDQVERVVASCDLQTRRGIRDRAILLLLARLGLRAGDISEMRLQHIDWRSGTLRVKGKGRSETLLPLPQDAGDAVLGYLNDARPAVDDDRMFLTVTAPFRPFHGSPSISQIVSHALTRSGIEDPPSRGANLLRHSAATHLLRSGATLQSIGAVLRHKSVETTVLYAKVDVIMLERIAQPWPGEVSC is encoded by the coding sequence ATGGCTATTCTCAACGAAGCCCAACACTGCTCCGTAGTTTACACCAAGACAATGATGACCGCACTGCGCGGATATTTGCGCTTTCTGGCAGCGTCCGATCGCTGTCGCCCTGGTCTTGAACACGCCGTGCCACGCATTCCGCAATGGCGACTATCATCATTGCCGCGCTATCTGTCACCCGATCAGGTCGAACGTGTCGTGGCGTCCTGCGATCTTCAAACCAGGCGGGGTATTCGAGATCGCGCGATTCTACTCCTCCTTGCCCGTCTCGGATTGCGGGCGGGCGACATTTCGGAGATGCGACTTCAGCACATTGATTGGCGTTCGGGAACCCTGCGTGTCAAGGGCAAGGGACGATCCGAGACTCTTTTGCCTCTACCGCAGGATGCGGGCGATGCCGTGCTCGGCTATCTGAATGACGCTCGGCCAGCTGTTGACGACGACCGCATGTTCCTGACAGTAACCGCGCCATTTCGGCCGTTTCATGGTTCTCCGTCTATTTCTCAGATCGTTTCTCATGCTTTGACGCGCTCTGGCATTGAGGATCCGCCATCACGCGGAGCGAACTTGCTACGCCATTCGGCAGCTACACACCTGCTCCGAAGCGGTGCCACTTTGCAGTCGATTGGCGCGGTTTTGCGACACAAGTCCGTGGAGACCACGGTCCTATACGCCAAAGTCGATGTCATCATGCTGGAGCGGATCGCACAACCGTGGCCGGGAGAAGTGTCATGCTGA
- a CDS encoding SDR family oxidoreductase has translation MSRTALVVGVTGIQGSAIATRLVEEGWTVLGLARTPQDQVGVTPVAADLLDPASLAQALEGLKPTHVFLTTWLRQDTEAENIRVNGAMVRNLLEAVRPANSVEHVALVTGLKHYLGPFEAYGKGTLPKTPFREDQGRLDVANFYYAQEDEVFAAAERDGFGYSIHRPHTVIGKAVGNAMNMGTTLAVFAELCKATGRPFRFPGSQVQWESLTDMTDARQLADQVIWAATTPAARNEDFNIVNGDVFRWSWMWHRIGDYFGLEVEEFDGTVRRLEQQMKDDAAVWAGIAQSHDLAETDLSRLASPWHTDADLGRPIEVVTDMSKSRAMGFTGYIATDRAFFDLFDRLRADGIIPKS, from the coding sequence ATGAGCAGAACAGCACTCGTCGTCGGAGTCACCGGCATTCAGGGCAGCGCCATTGCGACACGACTGGTTGAGGAGGGCTGGACCGTCCTTGGCCTTGCCCGCACGCCACAGGACCAGGTGGGCGTCACCCCCGTTGCAGCCGACCTTCTGGACCCGGCATCGCTGGCGCAGGCGCTGGAGGGGCTGAAACCGACCCATGTCTTCCTCACAACCTGGCTGCGCCAAGACACCGAGGCCGAGAACATCCGCGTCAACGGCGCCATGGTGCGCAACCTGTTGGAGGCCGTGCGCCCCGCAAACAGCGTCGAGCACGTCGCCCTCGTGACTGGCCTCAAACACTATCTCGGCCCGTTCGAGGCCTACGGTAAGGGCACGCTCCCCAAGACGCCGTTCCGCGAGGATCAGGGCCGTCTGGATGTCGCGAACTTCTACTACGCGCAGGAGGACGAAGTCTTTGCAGCCGCTGAACGCGACGGATTCGGCTACAGCATCCACCGCCCGCACACGGTCATCGGCAAAGCCGTGGGCAACGCGATGAACATGGGCACCACGCTGGCCGTATTTGCGGAACTCTGCAAGGCGACGGGGAGGCCCTTCCGCTTTCCCGGATCGCAGGTGCAGTGGGAATCTCTGACCGACATGACCGACGCCCGCCAACTGGCGGACCAGGTGATCTGGGCCGCGACGACCCCGGCCGCCCGGAACGAGGACTTCAATATCGTCAACGGTGACGTCTTCCGCTGGAGCTGGATGTGGCACCGCATCGGCGACTACTTCGGCTTGGAGGTCGAGGAGTTCGACGGCACCGTGCGCCGTCTGGAGCAGCAGATGAAGGACGATGCTGCCGTCTGGGCCGGGATCGCGCAAAGCCACGATCTGGCGGAAACCGACCTGTCGCGGCTGGCCTCGCCTTGGCACACGGACGCAGACCTTGGCCGCCCGATCGAGGTCGTGACCGACATGAGCAAGAGCCGTGCCATGGGCTTCACCGGCTATATCGCTACGGACCGGGCGTTCTTCGACTTGTTCGACCGCTTGCGTGCAGACGGCATCATTCCCAAGAGCTGA
- the osmF gene encoding glycine betaine ABC transporter substrate-binding protein OsmF: MTPRIMLAAIGLSGALALPVHADITVSSKIDTEGGLLGNIIALALEDAGLPVTRRLQLGGTQVVREALLADQIDIYPEYTGNAAFFFNEADSTVWKNADAAHARAAELDAAENDIIWLDSAPANNTWAIAVTGPVAADNGLSTMSDFGEWVTAGGEVKLAASTEFVSSPAVLPAMQDTYGFMLTSDQTVILSGGDTAATIQAAARGTSGVNAAMVYGTDGGVGATGLVVMADDQGVQPVYEPAPIVRAEVLAEYPTIPEVLDPIFAGLDMAILQNLNGRIQVGGEPAEAVARDYLTSTGVLD; encoded by the coding sequence ATGACACCCCGTATCATGCTTGCCGCCATCGGCCTCTCGGGTGCGCTGGCCCTCCCCGTGCACGCTGACATCACCGTCTCATCAAAGATCGACACCGAAGGCGGCTTGCTGGGCAACATCATTGCGCTGGCGCTGGAAGACGCGGGTTTGCCGGTGACGCGGCGCTTGCAACTTGGGGGCACGCAGGTGGTGCGCGAGGCGCTGCTGGCCGACCAGATCGACATTTATCCCGAATATACCGGCAATGCCGCGTTTTTCTTCAATGAGGCTGACAGCACGGTCTGGAAGAACGCCGATGCGGCACATGCCCGCGCCGCCGAACTGGACGCTGCGGAAAACGACATCATCTGGCTGGATTCTGCGCCTGCCAACAACACCTGGGCCATTGCCGTCACCGGCCCGGTTGCGGCGGACAACGGCCTGTCCACCATGTCCGATTTCGGTGAATGGGTCACTGCGGGCGGCGAGGTGAAGCTGGCCGCATCGACGGAATTCGTGTCTTCCCCTGCGGTGCTGCCTGCCATGCAAGACACCTACGGCTTCATGTTGACCTCCGATCAGACGGTCATCTTGTCGGGCGGCGATACGGCAGCGACCATTCAGGCGGCGGCGCGCGGCACTTCGGGCGTCAATGCGGCCATGGTCTATGGCACCGATGGTGGCGTCGGCGCGACCGGATTGGTGGTCATGGCCGACGATCAGGGCGTGCAGCCGGTTTATGAGCCTGCACCGATCGTGCGCGCTGAGGTGCTGGCAGAATACCCCACGATCCCCGAGGTGTTGGACCCGATCTTTGCCGGGCTGGACATGGCGATTTTGCAAAACCTGAATGGTCGCATTCAGGTCGGTGGTGAACCCGCCGAAGCGGTCGCGCGCGATTATCTGACCAGCACCGGGGTGCTGGACTGA
- a CDS encoding aldo/keto reductase, with amino-acid sequence MSLAHYRALGRSGLVVSPLCLGTMTFGPGDWGVDEAGSRAIFDAYRDAGGNFVDTADIYAGGISEELVGKFIKDSGSRDEIVLATKFGFNGSRSPLASNQARVGNPHAGGAGSKNIHRALEASLARLKTDYIDLYWMHIWDGVTPVEEIVQTLGDLVRAGKIRHYAFSDMPAWLATKAATIATERRVPGPIAMQVEYSLVARDVEAEHIPAAQDADMGVMPWSPLAGGFLTGKYKREDTSGTGRLSGANPFGDSKFSDRNWEILTVLKAVATEQDRTPAQIALAWVMGQRGVTSTLVGARSVSQLSGNISATEVTLTVDQMNRLDQISARAGGFSASLAAPMIRRMVYGGHDVTGWAE; translated from the coding sequence ATGTCCCTTGCCCATTACCGTGCCCTTGGCCGGTCCGGTCTGGTCGTCAGCCCCCTCTGCCTCGGTACCATGACCTTCGGCCCCGGTGACTGGGGCGTCGACGAGGCTGGGTCCCGCGCGATCTTCGACGCCTACCGCGACGCGGGTGGCAATTTCGTGGACACTGCGGACATCTATGCGGGTGGGATCAGCGAGGAATTGGTGGGCAAGTTCATCAAGGACTCTGGGTCGCGAGACGAGATCGTGCTGGCCACCAAGTTCGGTTTCAATGGCTCGCGCAGCCCCTTGGCGTCCAATCAGGCGCGTGTCGGCAATCCGCACGCTGGGGGGGCGGGGTCGAAGAACATCCACCGCGCGCTGGAGGCCTCGCTGGCGCGGCTGAAGACGGACTACATCGATCTTTACTGGATGCACATCTGGGATGGCGTCACGCCAGTCGAAGAGATTGTGCAGACGCTGGGCGATCTGGTGCGGGCCGGCAAGATACGCCACTATGCCTTTTCCGACATGCCTGCGTGGCTGGCAACCAAGGCGGCGACCATCGCAACCGAGCGCCGGGTGCCGGGACCGATCGCGATGCAGGTCGAATACTCGCTCGTCGCCCGCGATGTCGAAGCCGAGCATATCCCCGCCGCACAGGACGCCGACATGGGCGTGATGCCCTGGAGCCCGCTGGCCGGCGGCTTCCTGACGGGGAAATACAAACGAGAGGATACATCTGGCACCGGCCGACTGAGCGGTGCAAACCCTTTCGGCGACAGCAAGTTCAGCGATCGCAACTGGGAGATTCTGACCGTTTTGAAAGCGGTGGCCACTGAACAGGATCGCACACCCGCTCAGATTGCGCTGGCTTGGGTCATGGGGCAGCGCGGGGTGACGTCAACCCTTGTCGGCGCACGCAGCGTCTCGCAATTGAGCGGTAACATCTCGGCGACCGAAGTTACGCTCACCGTCGACCAGATGAACCGGCTTGATCAGATCAGTGCGCGCGCAGGCGGGTTCTCTGCCAGCCTGGCGGCTCCGATGATCCGGCGCATGGTTTATGGTGGCCATGATGTCACGGGATGGGCCGAGTAG
- a CDS encoding TetR/AcrR family transcriptional regulator — translation MRQVPTSPRKTGRPLSFDREVVLERAMLAFWDSGYETTSISDLTAAMGVTAPSLYAAFGNKQQLFMEAMRRYAGDRVAFEQAMRQAPSAREAVAGMLRGAAELYTGDTTPRGCLLASAAATGSPDASEVRAAVAAERREVREIIMRRILVDIAQGHLAPDTPAPMLADLTLAVTQGMSVLARDGADRESLLAVAEAATASWGHYEV, via the coding sequence ATGAGACAAGTCCCAACATCGCCCCGCAAGACTGGCCGTCCCCTTTCATTCGACCGTGAGGTTGTGCTGGAAAGGGCGATGCTGGCGTTCTGGGACAGCGGGTATGAAACGACCTCGATCTCTGATCTGACGGCGGCCATGGGGGTCACGGCCCCCAGCCTCTACGCTGCCTTTGGCAACAAGCAGCAGCTCTTTATGGAAGCGATGCGCCGCTACGCCGGGGACCGTGTCGCATTTGAGCAGGCTATGCGCCAAGCGCCGAGTGCGCGTGAGGCTGTCGCGGGGATGCTCCGCGGGGCGGCAGAGCTTTATACTGGTGACACGACACCGCGCGGCTGCCTGCTGGCCAGTGCCGCGGCGACGGGATCACCGGACGCGTCAGAGGTCCGTGCTGCGGTTGCCGCCGAACGCCGAGAGGTGCGCGAGATCATCATGCGCAGGATCCTGGTGGATATTGCGCAAGGCCATCTGGCACCGGACACACCCGCACCAATGCTCGCGGACCTGACCCTCGCCGTTACGCAAGGCATGTCCGTTCTTGCGCGCGATGGCGCAGACAGGGAAAGCTTGCTGGCCGTCGCTGAGGCAGCCACAGCGAGTTGGGGACACTACGAAGTCTGA